The Medicago truncatula cultivar Jemalong A17 chromosome 4, MtrunA17r5.0-ANR, whole genome shotgun sequence genome includes a region encoding these proteins:
- the LOC25491527 gene encoding uncharacterized protein: MEGKNNQNDSSSFVSELFGSKKTHPSSSSGVFGSLVSSQSPNVLGKDSIRTEVSEKSIKEQWDSILGVRTHDDFSKVYGGESQKSSIYYQDQRIGPCNLSSSIFYGGQDIIYPAQSSQNERKKKSLSKKDGEEDDLGIATRGDWWKGGLHY, translated from the exons atggaaggaaaaaataaccaaaatgaTTCTTCTTCATTTGTTTCTGAGCTCTTTGGCTCCAAAAAGACACACCCATCTTCTTCTTCTGGAGTTTTTGGCTCTTTGGTTTCTTCTCAATCCCCtaat GTGTTAGGAAAAGATTCTATCCGCACTGAAGTGAGTGAAAAATCTATCAAGGAGCAATGGGACTCTATACTTGGAGTTCGAACACATg ATGACTTCTCCAAGGTCTATGGTGGTGAATCTCAGAAGAGTTCAATCTACTACCAGGATCAAAGAATTGGACCATGTAATCTCAGCTCATCAATATTTTATGGTGGCCAAGACATAATTTATCCTGCTCAGAGTTCACAGaatgaaaggaagaaaaagtcaTTG TCCAAGAAggatggagaagaagatgatTTAGGGATTGCTACAAGAGGAGATTGGTGGAAAG GAGGTCTCCATTATTAA
- the LOC25491528 gene encoding uncharacterized protein has product MEGKNKQKGISSSPCSELFGSKQCHSSSSSSPGIYGSIFSTQSPKILGRQSVRSEVSSKTTNDTLNTKTVTQESIFKDNGGEAHKTKKTDMSWLYKGQRAHPCHLSSSIYYGGQDIYPIPQSTQNAAFNSKHKNPGGEDDSHMATRGDWWQGSLYY; this is encoded by the exons ATGGAAGGAAAAAATAAGCAAAAGGGTATTTCTTCTTCACCTTGTTCTGAGCTCTTTGGGTCTAAACAATGTCACTCAtcgtcttcttcttctcctgGAATTTATGGTTCCATTTTTTCTACTCAATCACCTAAG ATTTTAGGGAGACAATCTGTGCGATCTGAAGTGAGTAGCAAAACAACAAATGATACATTGAACACCAAAACTGTTACTCAAG AAAGCATCTTTAAAGACAATGGTGGTGAAGctcacaaaacaaaaaagactgATATGAGTTGGCTCTATAAGGGTCAAAGAGCTCACCCATGTCACCTTAGTTCATCAATCTATTATGGTGGCCAAGACATATATCCTATTCCTCAAAGTACTCAAAATGCTGCATTCAACTCCAAA CACAAGAATCCTGGAGGAGAAGATGATTCTCATATGGCTACAAGAGGGGACTGGTGGCAGG GAAGTCTCTATTATTGA